The following are encoded in a window of Microvirga ossetica genomic DNA:
- a CDS encoding Na+/H+ antiporter — MTATIQTLLLLLVVLVVVAILARRLNTAPSILLVIAGIGFALVPGLPQIELAPELVLLGILPPLIYSAGVAMSWREFRFNLRPITLLAFGCVIFTTCAVAVTVHWLLGIPLAVAFVLGAIVAPPDVVAPLAIAKRLGLPRRLLVVLEGEGLANDATALILYRFAIAAVSTGLFSLGQAAGTFAVIVVGEIGYGIAVGWLSLRLRRWARDARVEITLSLMTPYVAFWAPEHLGGSGVLATVAAGLFVSWNGPLLIPAATRLQGIFFWDLIVYWLEGFVFLVTGLQARTLLEQGDTFLLRDLVLAVLITTAVVIIARFLWVFPAVYLPRWLSSSLARRDPSPHWQYAFVLAFVGIRGVVSLAAALAIPLTTATGTPFPLRDLILSITFGVIIITLVGQGLLLPSVVRWLGLSNDTIDERQREHEAELAARAEALALVQCRLDQRAADGQIPPEALATLRARHEYRVGRLPGNMADRPDTDFVAAELRMELITAEREFIYRLLQEGRITDEGRRRIERELDLEEASVACKREGGVELPL, encoded by the coding sequence ATGACGGCAACGATCCAAACGCTGTTGCTGCTTCTCGTGGTGCTGGTCGTCGTCGCCATCCTCGCCCGGCGGCTCAACACCGCTCCGTCGATCCTTCTCGTCATCGCCGGCATCGGATTTGCTCTCGTGCCAGGCCTGCCCCAGATCGAGCTAGCGCCTGAACTGGTCCTGCTCGGCATCCTGCCACCGCTGATCTATTCGGCTGGCGTCGCCATGAGCTGGCGTGAATTCCGGTTCAACCTGCGCCCGATCACGCTCCTGGCGTTCGGCTGCGTCATCTTCACCACCTGTGCGGTGGCGGTCACCGTCCATTGGCTGCTCGGCATCCCGCTCGCGGTCGCCTTCGTGCTCGGCGCCATTGTGGCGCCACCCGATGTGGTCGCACCCCTGGCCATCGCTAAGCGGTTGGGCCTGCCGCGCCGGCTCTTGGTCGTGCTCGAAGGTGAGGGCCTCGCCAATGATGCCACGGCTCTGATCCTGTACCGCTTCGCGATTGCCGCGGTGAGCACTGGTCTCTTCTCCCTCGGCCAGGCCGCCGGGACGTTCGCCGTGATCGTGGTTGGCGAGATCGGCTACGGCATTGCCGTTGGTTGGCTGAGCCTCCGCTTGCGGCGCTGGGCACGGGACGCTCGCGTCGAAATTACGCTGTCGTTGATGACGCCCTATGTCGCGTTCTGGGCTCCTGAGCATTTGGGCGGATCGGGCGTGTTGGCGACAGTGGCCGCCGGGCTGTTTGTGAGCTGGAACGGGCCGCTGCTCATTCCGGCGGCGACGCGGCTGCAAGGGATCTTTTTCTGGGATTTGATTGTCTATTGGCTCGAAGGCTTTGTCTTTTTGGTGACCGGCCTGCAGGCCCGAACGCTCCTCGAGCAAGGGGACACGTTCCTGCTGCGCGACCTTGTGCTGGCAGTGCTGATCACCACTGCGGTGGTGATCATTGCGCGATTCCTATGGGTGTTCCCGGCGGTCTATTTGCCGCGCTGGCTAAGCTCATCGCTGGCGCGCCGAGACCCGTCTCCGCATTGGCAGTATGCCTTCGTCCTTGCGTTTGTGGGTATACGTGGCGTCGTCTCGCTCGCGGCGGCACTGGCCATTCCACTGACCACCGCAACCGGCACCCCGTTTCCCCTCCGCGATCTCATTCTCTCCATTACCTTCGGCGTTATCATCATCACTCTCGTTGGACAGGGACTATTGTTGCCGAGCGTCGTCCGCTGGCTGGGTTTGTCGAACGACACTATCGACGAGCGCCAGCGTGAGCACGAAGCCGAGCTGGCCGCACGGGCAGAAGCGCTGGCCCTGGTACAATGCCGGCTCGATCAGCGGGCGGCCGATGGCCAGATTCCACCTGAGGCGCTGGCAACGCTGCGGGCCCGTCACGAATATCGTGTTGGGCGGTTGCCGGGCAATATGGCCGACCGGCCCGATACCGACTTTGTAGCGGCGGAACTCAGGATGGAGCTGATTACTGCCGAGCGAGAATTCATTTACCGGCTGTTGCAGGAGGGACGGATCACTGATGAAGGGCGCCGACGCATCGAACGTGAGCTCGACCTGGAGGAAGCGAGTGTCGCCTGTAAGAGGGAAGGTGGAGTAGAACTCCCGCTCTGA
- a CDS encoding DUF2171 domain-containing protein, which produces MAAIPTIREHMEVIGADGVHIGTVDRLEGNRIKLTKKDSGQGSHEGHHHYIATALVAEVDGDKVRLSANADVAITFEEEADGSA; this is translated from the coding sequence ATGGCAGCTATTCCCACAATCAGAGAGCACATGGAGGTGATCGGTGCTGACGGTGTTCACATCGGCACCGTCGACCGGCTGGAGGGAAACCGCATCAAGCTGACGAAGAAGGACAGTGGCCAAGGCTCTCACGAGGGCCACCATCACTACATTGCGACGGCTCTTGTCGCGGAAGTCGACGGGGACAAGGTGCGTCTGTCCGCGAACGCCGATGTGGCCATCACCTTCGAGGAGGAGGCGGACGGGAGTGCCTAG
- the msrA gene encoding peptide-methionine (S)-S-oxide reductase MsrA gives MATSTERAVLAGGCFWGMQDLIRRYPGVVSTRVGYTGGNVPNATYRNHGTHAESIEIIFDPATISYRKILEFFFQIHDPTTQNRQGNDVGESYRSAIFYTSDEQKRVAEDTIADVNASGLWPGKVVTKVAPAGDFWQAEPEHQDYLERLPNGYTCHFVRPGWKLPARESTAPEQVNVALVPRDLAVPIKAS, from the coding sequence ATGGCGACATCAACCGAACGTGCAGTCCTTGCCGGGGGCTGCTTTTGGGGCATGCAGGATTTGATCCGCCGCTATCCGGGCGTGGTCTCAACGCGTGTCGGCTATACGGGTGGCAACGTTCCTAATGCCACCTACCGCAACCATGGAACCCACGCGGAATCCATCGAGATCATCTTTGATCCCGCTACGATCAGTTACCGGAAGATTCTCGAATTCTTCTTTCAGATCCACGATCCGACCACACAGAACCGCCAAGGCAACGATGTTGGGGAGAGCTATCGTTCAGCAATCTTTTACACGAGCGATGAGCAGAAACGGGTTGCAGAAGACACGATCGCCGATGTCAATGCGTCGGGGCTCTGGCCGGGCAAGGTAGTCACAAAAGTCGCTCCAGCCGGCGATTTCTGGCAGGCCGAGCCCGAACATCAGGACTACCTTGAACGGCTTCCGAATGGCTACACCTGTCATTTCGTCCGACCCGGCTGGAAGCTCCCGGCCCGAGAAAGCACTGCTCCGGAGCAAGTAAATGTGGCGTTGGTGCCTAGAGACCTTGCAGTGCCAATCAAGGCCTCATGA
- a CDS encoding alpha/beta fold hydrolase: protein MTYITTKDGTQIFYKDWGSRDAQPIVFHHGWPLSSDDWNNQMMFFLAEGYRVIAHDRRGHGRSDQTDGGNEMDTYAADVAELVTTLDLKNAIHIGHSTGGGEVTRYVARAEPGRVAKAVLIDAVPPVMVKKDSNPGGTPIEVFDGYRAALAANRAQLYLDIPSGPFYGFNRPGANVSEALIRNWWRQGMMGSVKAGYECIKAFSETDFTEALKAIDVPVLVIHSEDDQIVPYADSAPLTVKLLKHGMLKTYKDLPHGLCQTHPEIVNPEILAFVRGEEVKADQQAAAAASVMA, encoded by the coding sequence ATGACTTACATCACCACCAAAGACGGCACCCAGATCTTCTACAAGGACTGGGGCTCCAGAGACGCTCAGCCGATCGTGTTCCACCATGGCTGGCCATTGAGTTCCGATGACTGGAACAACCAGATGATGTTTTTCCTGGCGGAAGGATATCGCGTGATCGCCCACGACCGCAGGGGCCACGGGCGGTCGGACCAAACCGACGGCGGCAACGAGATGGATACCTATGCAGCCGATGTCGCCGAGTTGGTCACGACGCTCGACCTCAAGAACGCGATCCATATCGGCCACTCGACCGGTGGCGGCGAGGTCACACGTTATGTGGCGCGCGCGGAACCGGGACGCGTGGCCAAGGCCGTGTTGATCGACGCGGTCCCTCCGGTGATGGTCAAGAAGGATTCCAATCCGGGCGGGACGCCGATCGAGGTGTTCGACGGATATCGTGCCGCACTTGCCGCCAATCGCGCCCAACTTTACCTCGATATTCCGAGTGGCCCCTTCTACGGCTTCAACCGGCCAGGCGCGAACGTGTCAGAGGCTCTGATCCGCAACTGGTGGCGGCAGGGCATGATGGGGAGCGTCAAGGCTGGATATGAGTGCATCAAGGCTTTCTCCGAGACCGACTTCACCGAGGCCTTGAAGGCGATCGACGTGCCAGTGCTGGTGATCCACAGCGAGGACGACCAGATCGTGCCTTATGCCGATTCAGCGCCACTGACGGTCAAGCTCCTGAAGCATGGCATGCTCAAGACCTACAAGGACCTGCCACACGGCCTGTGTCAGACCCATCCGGAGATCGTGAATCCGGAGATCCTGGCCTTCGTTCGCGGGGAGGAAGTGAAGGCAGACCAGCAAGCGGCCGCTGCCGCGTCTGTCATGGCGTGA
- a CDS encoding xanthine dehydrogenase family protein molybdopterin-binding subunit — MSDLSFPDTPRVDAYDKVCGKPLFGADDVRPGLLHAALAVSTIPKGHIVALDSKAASGVPGVRLVLTHETMGAVKSSGFIMGGGYGFQSFQPMLSRAIAYRGQPIALVAADTLEAAVEAAHLVTAEYIEEPFSVTLGAKGTEIINQADTPLKNFIPEIIAGDADKVFAQAPVRIDATYNCPPQHQNPIELIATVAEWNGDKLTIHEGTQNAEAIRHGVALGLGISPENVAVISPFAGGGFGQKNSLQMQTILAAVASRETGQPVKLVVPRAGVFHDASFRPASRHHIRLGADKSGKMIAAIHEVDAQTSRHDLFPGEYTATSARLYGFSNFRGVERLIRTDVQTPGYMRAPFEHPACFAMETCVDELAYALGRDPVELRLANDTTIDTATGLPFSSRHVAECLRRGAERFGWTNRSMAPRSMRSSDRTEIGWGVAIGAYPGLIVPAVAHLRVTDEGDAVISVGGHEMGQGIRTALANAISRKLGVPAAKVSVVIGDTRAAPQHLTAGSWGTASAIPAAEDAGDAMLTALVEVSHGPLAGRTPAEILKAAGRQSLELEVQRKAPGQPDAIFGRLRAGLPSIGGPVFGSYVTCSYIAHFVEVRIEPNTRRIRVPRVVSVADCGRVMSPRTATSQVRGGVVWGIGAALREASEVDPRYGGFLNADLAEYVVPVNADIGSIEVEFIDEPDTTFNSAGAKGLGEVSMVGVAAAIANAVFHATGRRLRDLPIRIEHLL; from the coding sequence ATGAGTGACCTGTCCTTCCCTGACACTCCGCGCGTTGATGCCTATGACAAGGTCTGCGGCAAACCGCTCTTTGGGGCCGACGACGTCCGGCCCGGACTACTGCACGCGGCCTTGGCCGTCTCAACCATTCCCAAGGGGCACATTGTCGCTCTGGATTCAAAGGCGGCGAGTGGCGTACCAGGCGTCCGGCTGGTGCTCACCCACGAGACCATGGGCGCTGTAAAGTCGAGCGGCTTCATCATGGGCGGCGGCTACGGCTTCCAGAGCTTCCAACCCATGTTGTCGCGGGCCATCGCTTACCGCGGCCAGCCGATCGCGCTCGTCGCAGCCGATACACTCGAAGCGGCGGTGGAGGCGGCGCACCTCGTCACAGCCGAGTACATCGAAGAGCCCTTTAGCGTCACGCTCGGCGCGAAGGGCACGGAGATCATCAATCAGGCGGATACGCCGCTGAAGAATTTCATCCCCGAGATCATCGCGGGCGATGCCGACAAGGTCTTCGCGCAAGCGCCAGTCAGGATCGACGCGACATACAATTGTCCACCACAGCACCAGAACCCGATTGAGCTGATCGCCACGGTCGCCGAATGGAACGGCGACAAGCTCACCATCCACGAAGGAACCCAGAACGCCGAAGCCATACGCCACGGTGTTGCGTTGGGGCTAGGGATCAGTCCGGAGAACGTCGCGGTGATCTCGCCCTTTGCCGGAGGGGGGTTTGGCCAGAAAAACTCCCTGCAGATGCAGACTATCCTCGCCGCTGTTGCCTCGCGTGAGACGGGACAGCCGGTGAAGCTTGTCGTTCCACGTGCAGGCGTCTTCCATGACGCGAGCTTCCGCCCGGCAAGCCGACACCATATCCGACTCGGGGCCGATAAGTCCGGCAAGATGATCGCAGCCATTCACGAGGTTGACGCTCAGACGTCGCGCCATGACCTGTTCCCCGGAGAATACACCGCGACCAGCGCCCGCCTTTATGGGTTCTCGAACTTTCGCGGCGTAGAGAGGCTTATCCGCACCGACGTCCAGACGCCAGGCTACATGCGTGCGCCCTTTGAGCATCCAGCCTGCTTCGCCATGGAAACCTGCGTGGATGAGCTGGCCTATGCATTGGGCCGGGATCCGGTGGAGCTGAGGCTGGCAAATGACACGACTATTGATACGGCCACTGGGCTACCCTTCTCATCACGCCACGTCGCCGAGTGCCTGCGCCGCGGCGCAGAGCGCTTCGGGTGGACGAACCGCTCCATGGCGCCCCGTTCCATGCGGTCTTCGGACCGCACTGAAATCGGCTGGGGAGTAGCGATCGGAGCCTACCCTGGCCTCATCGTGCCCGCTGTCGCGCATCTGAGGGTCACCGACGAGGGCGATGCCGTCATTAGCGTGGGTGGCCATGAAATGGGACAGGGGATCCGTACTGCGCTCGCCAACGCCATCAGCCGTAAGCTCGGTGTTCCTGCCGCAAAAGTGAGTGTCGTGATTGGGGATACCCGTGCCGCTCCACAGCACCTCACCGCCGGCTCCTGGGGCACGGCCTCCGCCATCCCGGCCGCCGAGGACGCAGGCGATGCGATGCTGACAGCCCTTGTCGAGGTGTCGCACGGTCCCCTAGCCGGTCGCACGCCCGCGGAAATCCTGAAAGCTGCGGGCCGCCAATCGCTGGAGCTGGAGGTCCAGCGAAAGGCCCCTGGCCAGCCGGATGCCATCTTCGGGCGGCTCCGCGCGGGGTTGCCCTCCATAGGAGGCCCGGTCTTCGGGAGCTACGTCACCTGCAGCTATATCGCTCATTTCGTGGAGGTGCGGATCGAGCCTAACACACGGCGTATTAGGGTGCCGCGCGTGGTGAGCGTAGCCGATTGCGGTCGGGTCATGAGCCCACGCACAGCTACCAGTCAAGTTCGTGGTGGTGTTGTGTGGGGGATAGGTGCTGCCCTGCGTGAGGCGAGTGAGGTCGATCCGCGGTATGGCGGCTTCCTAAATGCCGACCTCGCAGAGTACGTGGTGCCGGTGAACGCTGATATTGGCTCGATCGAGGTGGAGTTTATCGACGAACCTGACACCACATTCAACAGCGCCGGCGCCAAGGGCCTCGGTGAGGTTTCCATGGTTGGGGTCGCGGCAGCGATCGCCAATGCGGTGTTTCACGCCACAGGGCGACGCCTCCGCGACCTGCCGATCCGCATCGAACACCTGCTGTGA
- a CDS encoding FAD binding domain-containing protein, with protein sequence MHPFTYIRAATAAEAVSGVIASGPRAQFLAGGTTIYDLMKLNIERPTHLVDVTRLEDLNGIDTDGAELVFGALARMSDVAAHSQIVAEYPAISESLWRAASQQIRNMATLGGNLLQRTRCAYFRGGEPFPCNKRKPGSGCAAQQGIDRGHALLGGSDACIAVYPGDLGIALVAFDARIDVLGPEGQRTIRVEELHREPGISPDIETTLGPGELILRIRVPKTAAGRASTYHKIRDRESYAFALASAAVALDMEGDTVRAARIAIGGLATRPWRARAAEQALLGRVLTPQAAREAGEAALQGAKPGHENAFRIELGARTIADALMIAKQRA encoded by the coding sequence ATGCACCCCTTCACCTATATCAGAGCAGCGACAGCGGCCGAGGCCGTGAGTGGCGTGATTGCCAGCGGACCTCGCGCGCAATTTCTGGCCGGCGGGACCACCATCTACGATCTTATGAAACTAAATATTGAGAGGCCTACACACCTCGTCGATGTGACTCGCCTTGAGGACCTGAACGGCATCGATACCGACGGAGCTGAGCTGGTCTTCGGCGCTCTCGCGCGAATGAGCGATGTGGCGGCCCATTCGCAGATCGTGGCTGAGTATCCGGCGATCTCTGAGTCGCTCTGGCGAGCAGCCTCACAGCAGATCCGCAACATGGCGACGCTCGGCGGCAACCTCCTGCAGCGCACACGCTGTGCCTACTTTCGCGGCGGCGAGCCGTTCCCCTGCAACAAACGTAAGCCCGGTAGCGGTTGCGCGGCTCAACAAGGAATTGACCGCGGCCATGCGCTGCTCGGGGGCAGCGATGCCTGCATCGCTGTTTATCCGGGCGATCTGGGGATCGCTCTTGTTGCCTTCGACGCCAGGATCGATGTACTCGGGCCGGAGGGGCAACGCACAATCCGGGTAGAGGAACTCCACCGCGAGCCGGGAATTTCGCCCGACATTGAGACCACACTCGGGCCCGGCGAGCTGATCTTGCGTATTCGTGTACCCAAAACCGCAGCCGGCCGCGCCTCCACGTATCACAAAATCCGTGACCGGGAATCTTATGCCTTTGCGCTCGCATCGGCGGCTGTCGCACTGGATATGGAGGGTGACACCGTGCGTGCTGCACGCATCGCAATAGGGGGCCTCGCTACACGGCCCTGGCGTGCTCGCGCCGCCGAGCAGGCACTCCTCGGAAGGGTGCTCACACCGCAGGCCGCCCGTGAAGCTGGCGAGGCTGCGCTGCAGGGTGCAAAACCGGGGCACGAGAACGCGTTCCGCATTGAGCTCGGGGCACGCACTATTGCTGACGCCCTGATGATCGCCAAGCAAAGAGCATGA
- a CDS encoding (2Fe-2S)-binding protein — MQGSDNRGQRNRSNEMDPRAVPASFATIANGTVVPALGEALADAVGARTSAAGEGNRALAIHVRVNGQSHSLSIDPRTSLLDLLREHLAYTGAKKGCDHGQCGACTIHLDGRRVVSCLTPAVQVDGREVTTIEGLALSDGGLHPMQQAFIDHDALQCGYCTPGQIMAAVACVLEGHAHSPEQIREYMSGNICRCGAYVGIVAAIEDAAPKMKRT, encoded by the coding sequence ATGCAAGGCTCAGATAATCGGGGTCAGCGTAATCGTTCAAATGAGATGGATCCACGCGCCGTTCCTGCCAGCTTCGCAACCATCGCTAACGGCACCGTCGTCCCTGCGCTCGGAGAGGCCTTGGCCGACGCTGTAGGCGCCCGAACTTCTGCGGCAGGCGAGGGGAACCGCGCCCTTGCGATACACGTGCGCGTGAATGGACAATCGCACTCCCTCTCCATAGATCCACGCACCTCGCTGCTCGATCTTCTTCGCGAGCATCTTGCATACACCGGCGCGAAGAAGGGATGTGATCATGGACAATGCGGTGCCTGCACGATTCACCTGGACGGGCGCCGCGTCGTCTCGTGCCTGACGCCCGCTGTCCAGGTTGACGGTCGGGAGGTCACGACAATTGAGGGTTTGGCTTTAAGTGACGGTGGTCTCCATCCAATGCAGCAAGCCTTCATCGATCATGATGCATTGCAGTGCGGCTACTGTACACCGGGTCAGATCATGGCTGCGGTTGCCTGTGTGCTCGAAGGGCACGCTCACTCGCCGGAACAGATCCGCGAATACATGAGCGGAAATATCTGCCGCTGCGGCGCATATGTCGGCATCGTCGCGGCTATCGAGGATGCTGCGCCGAAGATGAAGAGGACATAA
- a CDS encoding phage integrase N-terminal SAM-like domain-containing protein encodes MAVRHFVEKTRTDYIRHVRSFAAFLGRSPETASPEDVRHFQLHLTESGVTPPSCTRRLRPCASSSPSPSIGRIWLGVSPWSMSRAKYPSSRARRKWGSAQGLCNKPRHLGRRENISLAVSGLTLFHGQSCLGLPLNAVHSRPSE; translated from the coding sequence ATGGCGGTACGCCATTTCGTCGAGAAGACCCGCACCGACTACATCCGTCACGTCAGGAGCTTCGCGGCCTTCCTCGGCCGCTCGCCGGAGACGGCCTCGCCCGAGGATGTGCGGCATTTCCAGTTGCACCTGACCGAGAGCGGCGTGACCCCGCCGAGCTGCACGCGGCGGTTGCGGCCCTGCGCTTCTTCTTCACCGTCACCCTCGATCGGGCGGATCTGGCTCGGCGTCTCACCTTGGTCCATGAGCCGCGCAAAGTACCCCTCGTCCCGAGCCCGGCGGAAGTGGGGGAGCGCGCAAGGTTTGTGCAATAAACCTCGGCACCTTGGACGAAGGGAGAACATCAGTCTGGCAGTGTCTGGTTTGACGCTATTTCACGGCCAATCTTGCTTGGGATTGCCCCTCAATGCTGTTCATAGTCGGCCTTCAGAATGA
- a CDS encoding DUF6880 family protein, whose amino-acid sequence MASKKTLNAKNLEALGAERLAELLIEISRGNAVAQRRLRLELAGAASPADMVQEIRKRLTAFARSRSFVNWQQRKALVVDLETQKQAIAQVATVDAAEALDPLWRFRALAHPIFGRCDDSSGNVIAVFQAACRDLGDTANLANAAPNVLAEQAYRALIENEYGQYDGLIEVLAPALGPTGLDHLKQLILKLSQESRQKPRAEERKVVGWGMVGPLYADELAERHRSSMVRMALEAIADAQGDVDAFIAQQGEKPRRVPSVAVEIAQRLLAAGRTEEAWSAINAVDQDRPGWIPVEWEQTRIKVLEALGRADEVQAFRWACFERSLNPEHLRSYLKRLPDFDDLEAEERAIAHARSHPSVHQALSFLMTWPALDQAAHLALTRVDELNGDFYEILAPAAAALEAKYPLAATVLRRALIDFALERNRTQRYQHAARHLEECENLADQIEDFDRFEAHNVYVRRLKTQHGRKSSFWSLVV is encoded by the coding sequence ATGGCCTCAAAGAAGACTCTGAACGCGAAAAACCTTGAGGCGCTTGGGGCCGAACGCTTGGCTGAGCTGTTGATCGAGATCAGCCGGGGCAACGCGGTGGCCCAGCGCCGACTGCGGCTGGAGCTGGCCGGCGCCGCTAGCCCTGCCGACATGGTGCAGGAGATCCGTAAGCGCCTGACAGCCTTTGCCCGATCCCGCTCCTTCGTCAATTGGCAGCAGCGCAAGGCTCTTGTTGTGGATCTCGAGACCCAGAAACAGGCCATTGCCCAGGTGGCAACAGTCGACGCCGCCGAGGCTCTTGATCCCCTCTGGCGCTTTAGGGCGCTTGCTCATCCGATCTTCGGTCGATGCGACGACAGCAGTGGAAACGTGATTGCCGTCTTTCAGGCCGCCTGCCGTGATCTTGGTGACACTGCCAACTTAGCCAATGCCGCCCCCAACGTGCTGGCCGAGCAGGCGTACCGTGCTCTGATCGAGAACGAATATGGTCAGTATGACGGCTTGATCGAGGTTCTGGCTCCGGCCCTCGGCCCGACAGGCCTTGACCACCTCAAGCAACTCATCCTCAAGTTGTCACAGGAGTCGCGGCAGAAGCCTCGTGCTGAAGAGCGGAAGGTCGTCGGCTGGGGGATGGTTGGTCCCTTGTACGCCGATGAGCTGGCTGAGCGCCATCGCAGCAGCATGGTTCGAATGGCGCTGGAGGCGATTGCGGATGCGCAGGGGGATGTGGACGCCTTCATTGCACAGCAAGGTGAGAAGCCAAGACGCGTTCCAAGTGTTGCCGTGGAGATCGCACAACGGCTCCTTGCTGCAGGCCGCACGGAGGAAGCTTGGTCTGCCATCAATGCAGTCGATCAGGACCGGCCTGGCTGGATCCCCGTCGAATGGGAGCAGACCCGGATTAAGGTTCTCGAGGCCCTCGGGCGAGCGGATGAGGTGCAGGCGTTTCGCTGGGCCTGCTTCGAGCGCTCGCTCAACCCGGAACACCTGCGCTCCTATCTCAAGCGCCTGCCCGATTTTGACGATCTCGAGGCTGAGGAACGGGCCATCGCCCACGCGCGGAGCCATCCGAGCGTGCACCAGGCATTGAGTTTCCTGATGACCTGGCCGGCGCTGGATCAAGCCGCGCACTTGGCACTCACCCGTGTCGACGAACTCAATGGTGATTTCTACGAGATCCTGGCACCAGCCGCGGCTGCGCTGGAGGCAAAATACCCCCTTGCGGCCACCGTTCTTCGCCGGGCTTTGATCGACTTTGCTCTGGAGCGGAATCGGACCCAACGGTATCAGCATGCCGCCCGCCACCTCGAGGAATGCGAGAACCTTGCTGACCAGATCGAGGATTTCGACAGGTTCGAGGCCCATAATGTCTACGTGAGACGCCTCAAAACCCAACATGGCCGCAAAAGCTCGTTCTGGAGCTTGGTCGTGTGA
- a CDS encoding RraA family protein: protein MNYPSRPEHILQRESFDGEDQTMPTRTFQPVGALPLPDEVLSGWAEIPTTIASDVSGGRLLMDAQIRPLRPLGSARLLGPAVTAWCEPGDIGAAIHAIETAKAGEIVVIDAGANVQTAVVGEHLCGAARRRGVAGLIANGAVRDIAALAAWSDFPVFALGHTARGPVSFERGTVNDSIVCSGVSVRPRDLVLGDDDGLIVIPRDEAEQWLAKAREKVALEQEWDRRLSAGESMLRVFGISEP, encoded by the coding sequence ATGAACTACCCGAGCCGTCCTGAGCATATTCTACAGCGAGAATCATTTGATGGAGAGGATCAAACAATGCCCACACGCACGTTCCAGCCCGTTGGAGCACTGCCGCTACCGGACGAAGTGCTAAGCGGCTGGGCCGAAATCCCGACGACGATCGCCTCCGACGTCTCGGGCGGTCGTCTCCTGATGGATGCTCAGATCCGGCCGCTGCGGCCCCTCGGCAGTGCTCGGTTGCTAGGCCCGGCCGTGACCGCCTGGTGCGAGCCTGGCGATATTGGTGCCGCTATCCATGCCATCGAAACCGCCAAAGCGGGAGAGATTGTCGTCATCGACGCCGGTGCAAATGTCCAGACAGCTGTTGTTGGCGAGCACCTGTGCGGGGCTGCGCGCCGCAGAGGGGTTGCCGGTCTCATTGCAAATGGCGCAGTTCGGGATATCGCGGCCCTGGCAGCCTGGTCGGATTTTCCGGTCTTTGCCCTCGGGCATACTGCCCGAGGTCCGGTTTCGTTTGAACGGGGCACCGTCAACGACAGTATCGTCTGTAGCGGGGTTTCGGTCAGGCCGCGTGATCTTGTGCTCGGGGATGATGACGGCCTGATCGTCATTCCGCGCGACGAGGCAGAGCAATGGCTGGCCAAGGCTCGTGAGAAGGTAGCACTTGAGCAGGAATGGGATAGGCGGCTGTCAGCGGGTGAATCGATGCTCAGGGTGTTTGGAATTTCTGAGCCCTAG